A stretch of the Solanum dulcamara chromosome 6, daSolDulc1.2, whole genome shotgun sequence genome encodes the following:
- the LOC129892608 gene encoding cytochrome b561 domain-containing protein At4g18260-like, translated as MVGITIQKVIFHVVIFIVALLPLVSATQKHTKKIIHECNDHKILELSPKLSFQIILHGILLWASMGFLMPIAILVIRMSNKEQNGRRLKIIVYTHASLQILSVLLVVVATIMSVINFENFFDNTHQRLGLALYVAIWLPIIAGIFRPDRGSNNRGVWYAFHWLIGITVTLLGIVNVYIGLQAYNTKTMKSTSVWNWLFSIEAAVIAFIYLFQEKWQYIKQSGGILGNESVRPTDQEASPTQKKELSPMA; from the exons ATGGTAGGAATTACCATACAGAAGGTGATATTTCACGTGGTGATTTTCATTGTTGCTCTTCTGCCATTAGTCAGCGCAACTCAGAAGCACACGAAAAAGATTATACACGAATGTAACGACCACAAAATCCTTGAG CTAAGTCCAAAGTTGTCATTTCAAATTATTCTACATGGAATTCTCCTTTGGGCTTCCATGGGGTTCTTGATGCCTATCGCTATTCTTGTAATAAGAATGTCAAATAAAGAGCAAAATGGAAGAAGGCTAAAGATCATTGTGTACACTCATGCTTCCTTACAG ATACTATCTGTTCTCCTTGTAGTAGTAGCAACAATCATGTCAGTAATAAACTTTGAGAACTTTTTCGATAATACGCACCAGAGACTTGGCTTAGCTCTATATGTTGCCATATGGCTGCCAATAATCGCTGGGATTTTTCGACCTGACAg GGGAAGCAACAATAGGGGTGTATGGTATGCATTTCACTGGCTTATTGGAATCACAGTTACTTTACTGGGAATCGTCAACGTGTATATAGGTTTACAAGCCTATAACACCAAAACAATGAAAAGCACAAGTGTTTGGAACTGGCTTTTCAGTATTGAGGCTGCTGTTATCGCGTTCATCTATCTGTTCCAAGAAAAATGGCAGTATATAAAGCAATCAGGAGGTATTTTAGGCAATGAATCAGTACGACCAACAGATCAAGAAGCATCTCCAACTCAGAAAAAGGAACTGTCACCCATGGCATAA
- the LOC129892609 gene encoding uncharacterized protein LOC129892609, protein MALNFSSVFVQPKHVCFLIPPNHKLYYTSLRRAALSEQGDGRVTKEEDLPTYSGSLSSARTQLDLLEQLTSSSSAVDGYESDSSSGKPTIRNQLATLVGDRDDDFSIPLGKNLKKVSAKFLTTSQKRNIKRQAYLNEVSQRNDSTFFATIGAFVILPPLVILGIAIATGYVQLFP, encoded by the exons ATGGCTTTGAATTTCAGCTCTGTTTTTGTGCAACCAAAACATGTCTGCTTTCTCATTCCTCCTAACCACAAACTTTATTATACTTCCTTAAGAAGAGCTGCTCTTTCTGAACAAGGGGATGGAAGAGTCACCAAGGAGGAAGACCTTCCCACTTATTCTG GTTCATTATCTTCTGCTCGAACACAGCTAGATCTCTTGGAACAGCTCACTTCCAGCAGCTCAGCAGTAGATG GTTATGAAAGTGATAGTAGCTCTGGTAAACCTACAATTCGTAATCAGCTTGCTACGTTGGTTGGAGATCGTGATGATGACTTCAGCATTCCTTTGGGTAAGAATCTGAAGAAGGTTAGCGCCAAGTTCTTAACTACTTCACAGAAGAGAAACATCAAAAGACAAGCCTACCTGAATGAAGTATCTCAGAGGAATGACTCAACTTTCTTTGCTACAATTGGAGCATTTGTCATTCTTCCACCCCTTGTCATTTTAGGAATTGCAATAGCGACAGGTTATGTGCAGTTATTTCCATGA